A DNA window from Bacteroides cellulosilyticus contains the following coding sequences:
- a CDS encoding two-component regulator propeller domain-containing protein, producing the protein MILQERVKLLLFVLLSISLNSFSTNAKFYNISDTYGITSGEAFSICKDQYGFIWTSTKTGILRVTEGDCRNYELPCRTTDFVFVKLTYSNSQLFSYTNNGQIFHYDEPTDQFFFLTDLREETDNSHITIGTIVADTSNVLWMATSIGLFKYENNILTKIPQTEEDIKHLTFYDDNHLFYITSAGISLLNISTSESRLLYSNTTEDFFQVSSLYYDDQLKRLWIGTGSAGLFYYDIIRKSLSDIPIRNFPKQPILAIRKDAKNTLLIGIDGQGIWNISEKGDTILHIYKEDLNNPFSLRGDGVYDILCDGSKNWIATFTGKLSFFENNNSQITPVTYQINNPNSLGNNYVNQIIEDHEGHIWFATNNGLSRWDAASNKWKHYYQNKSEQAKVFLSLCEDNRGHIWAGSYSSGIYLLDRETGKTLKHYSSKTNTPGFTGDFIFDFFVDKEGDVWIGGNQKLSCYLVKEDRFREYPVRPVSAFAELSPGKLLLTTSRGLLLLDKNQGTVETLVEGSLTQDVVVTGNTIWVATCRDGLIRYDYDKQQTERFTTESGLTSNYVNSILFDSGFLWIGTERGLCRLNILNNTIQPYTSIYSLSTTTFCVNSCTRLKNGKLIWGTSNGAIMFAPELIQETPPQGNIFFQNITVAGRSIRTIPDLLNNTPVNQQKNLSLNYTQNNFMLELLPIGNSSGNMKFSWLLEGMDADWSRPSELHFINYTNLPGGNFKLHIRMYDSSLSQMIDERSLNIHVTPPFWKTWWFAAIIGLCTICYIIYAFRSYSNRLKRKSTNDRLIADAVQALMQERMAQMESEIREEKPALQVKPNDPFVSKAITVINENIANCEFGKEEFAAAMNVSSSLLYKKIKTSTDQSPSDFIKTVKMNHALKLLQSGQYTVTEVSELSGFSSPSYFSRAFKSYFGKTPTEI; encoded by the coding sequence ATGATATTACAAGAAAGAGTCAAACTGCTACTGTTTGTCTTGCTTTCTATAAGTTTGAACTCTTTCTCTACCAATGCCAAATTCTACAACATCAGTGACACCTATGGCATCACGTCAGGAGAAGCATTTTCCATCTGTAAAGACCAGTATGGTTTTATCTGGACCTCCACCAAAACCGGCATTTTAAGAGTGACTGAAGGCGACTGCCGCAATTATGAACTTCCCTGCCGAACCACAGATTTTGTATTCGTAAAGCTGACTTATAGCAATTCACAACTGTTCTCCTACACCAATAACGGCCAGATATTTCATTATGACGAGCCTACAGACCAGTTCTTCTTCCTGACAGACTTGCGGGAAGAAACCGACAATAGCCACATTACAATAGGAACCATCGTTGCCGATACAAGCAATGTACTTTGGATGGCTACCTCGATCGGGCTTTTTAAATATGAGAATAACATACTTACAAAAATCCCACAAACGGAAGAGGACATAAAGCATCTCACTTTTTATGATGACAATCACTTATTCTATATTACATCGGCAGGCATTTCACTACTGAATATTTCGACATCAGAGAGCCGGCTTCTTTATTCAAACACTACGGAAGATTTCTTTCAGGTATCCAGCCTGTACTATGATGACCAGCTAAAACGTCTATGGATTGGAACCGGATCGGCCGGGCTTTTCTACTATGACATCATCCGGAAATCTTTATCAGATATCCCTATCAGAAACTTTCCGAAGCAACCCATTCTTGCTATCAGGAAGGATGCCAAAAACACCCTTCTGATTGGTATTGACGGACAAGGCATCTGGAACATCAGCGAAAAAGGAGATACAATTCTCCATATATATAAGGAGGACCTGAACAATCCTTTTTCACTCCGGGGTGACGGAGTATATGATATTCTTTGCGACGGTTCAAAAAACTGGATAGCCACATTCACCGGAAAGCTGTCTTTCTTTGAAAACAACAATTCCCAGATCACACCGGTCACTTACCAGATAAACAACCCAAACTCCTTAGGAAACAACTACGTCAACCAGATTATTGAAGATCACGAAGGGCATATATGGTTTGCTACAAACAACGGTTTAAGCCGCTGGGATGCAGCATCCAACAAATGGAAGCATTATTACCAGAATAAATCGGAACAGGCAAAGGTATTCTTATCTCTATGCGAAGATAACCGGGGACATATCTGGGCAGGAAGCTATTCTTCCGGCATCTATCTGTTGGATCGGGAAACCGGAAAAACACTGAAACATTACTCTTCCAAGACCAACACTCCCGGCTTTACTGGCGATTTCATCTTTGACTTTTTCGTGGATAAAGAAGGAGACGTGTGGATAGGCGGCAACCAAAAACTATCCTGTTATCTGGTAAAAGAAGATCGTTTCCGTGAATATCCGGTCCGGCCCGTCAGCGCATTTGCCGAACTTTCTCCGGGAAAACTGTTGCTTACAACCTCACGTGGTTTGTTGCTGCTGGATAAAAATCAGGGAACAGTGGAAACATTAGTTGAAGGCAGTCTGACTCAGGACGTAGTAGTAACCGGCAATACAATATGGGTTGCCACTTGCAGAGACGGCCTGATAAGATATGACTATGACAAACAACAAACAGAGAGATTTACAACGGAATCCGGCCTGACGTCCAACTATGTGAACAGTATCTTATTTGACAGCGGTTTCTTATGGATCGGTACAGAACGAGGCTTGTGCCGGCTCAATATCTTAAATAATACAATCCAACCCTACACATCGATCTATTCCCTTTCAACCACGACTTTCTGCGTCAACTCCTGTACGCGGCTGAAGAATGGCAAGCTGATCTGGGGAACAAGCAACGGTGCAATCATGTTTGCGCCGGAACTGATTCAGGAAACCCCTCCGCAAGGAAATATCTTTTTCCAGAATATCACCGTAGCAGGCCGCTCCATACGCACAATTCCCGATTTATTAAACAATACTCCCGTCAATCAACAGAAGAATCTTTCCTTAAACTACACTCAGAACAATTTCATGTTAGAGCTGCTTCCAATAGGAAATTCTTCAGGAAACATGAAATTCTCGTGGCTATTAGAGGGGATGGACGCAGACTGGAGCCGCCCTTCGGAACTTCACTTTATTAATTATACCAACCTTCCGGGTGGGAACTTCAAATTACATATCAGGATGTACGACAGTTCCCTATCACAAATGATTGATGAACGCAGCCTGAACATACACGTCACGCCTCCTTTCTGGAAAACCTGGTGGTTTGCAGCTATCATCGGCCTATGCACCATCTGCTATATCATTTATGCTTTCAGAAGTTATTCGAACCGCTTGAAGCGGAAGAGTACCAATGACAGACTTATTGCCGATGCTGTCCAGGCACTCATGCAAGAAAGAATGGCACAAATGGAATCTGAAATCCGGGAAGAAAAGCCTGCACTACAAGTCAAGCCCAACGACCCGTTTGTCAGCAAGGCAATAACCGTCATCAATGAAAACATTGCCAACTGTGAATTTGGCAAAGAAGAATTTGCCGCAGCCATGAATGTGAGTTCTTCACTTCTATATAAGAAAATTAAAACATCGACGGACCAGTCCCCTTCCGATTTCATCAAGACTGTAAAGATGAACCATGCTCTCAAACTTCTGCAATCCGGACAATATACTGTAACCGAAGTTAGCGAACTTTCAGGTTTCTCAAGCCCCAGCTATTTCAGCCGTGCCTTCAAGAGCTATTTCGGTAAAACACCTACCGAAATCTAA
- a CDS encoding family 16 glycoside hydrolase, whose product MKNMSHHLQLILIMLFSFGATANGYAQNKKTNIASDFDKVGWKVGIQSYTFTRYSLFDAIDAAADLGLKYVEATIWQTIERGKEERFNPWQMSEETKQKIKNKCLEKDITLTSFYCRPSKEDAENGQTEKLFQFCKEWHISLTTDPVRIAEGPGSMDFYDELCQKYGVYMFLTNHPKAHGSPYWNPVDVLTDCKNRSKYIGASVDVGHFMRDGTNVYEAVRSYTDAGRMYHFHFRDVDRCDKEGKDVVLGEGAAQIKELLTYLYEKGATPIIVFEYERDQDEPLKYVTPSVGYLHQLSKELFGNRRAKNSNKNETVKLWAQNARTEGGLKVYDKDTLATIHGWNNTDQLISWNTFSKKGNYIVRMKYAEPYQGSALTVTAGQQQLAALIQPTNNWNEYREMDLGVINIPVTGEIDIKLQGIQLSLAKDEKGRLVHKEALPDVQCLSLIPTKEKAISTPMDILKVFKGKTLFNGKTFKGWTGNNGDNSMKWFRIEEGAIIGGSIEKDIPKNEFLRSDREYSNFELRLKFKINCADDSYNAGIQFRSQPQTEKNKEHEMIGYQADIISWKKGALYDEQRRWDFLGTPLCKNPDYNPKEWNSYIIRCEGPRIRIWLNGTQTLDYIEPFSDCPHPDAQIGKIPLTGYIALQIHEGKACEAIYKDIEIEKIK is encoded by the coding sequence ATGAAAAACATGTCACATCATCTACAGCTTATATTAATAATGCTGTTCAGTTTCGGGGCAACCGCCAACGGATATGCCCAGAATAAAAAAACAAACATTGCATCTGACTTTGACAAAGTGGGTTGGAAAGTAGGTATTCAGTCCTACACCTTTACCCGGTACTCTCTTTTTGACGCTATTGATGCAGCGGCGGATTTAGGTCTGAAATATGTAGAGGCTACAATCTGGCAAACCATAGAGAGAGGAAAAGAAGAACGATTCAATCCATGGCAAATGTCAGAAGAGACTAAACAAAAAATCAAGAATAAATGTCTGGAGAAGGATATAACACTTACTTCATTCTACTGCCGTCCAAGCAAGGAAGATGCTGAGAACGGACAAACAGAGAAATTGTTCCAATTCTGCAAAGAATGGCATATATCTTTGACTACCGATCCTGTCCGTATTGCAGAAGGTCCGGGAAGTATGGACTTCTATGACGAATTATGCCAAAAGTATGGCGTTTATATGTTTCTGACCAATCACCCCAAAGCACATGGTTCGCCCTATTGGAACCCTGTGGATGTATTGACCGATTGTAAAAACAGGAGTAAATACATCGGTGCTTCTGTCGATGTAGGACACTTTATGCGCGATGGTACCAATGTATATGAGGCTGTTAGAAGCTACACCGATGCAGGTCGTATGTATCATTTTCATTTTCGTGATGTAGACCGTTGCGACAAAGAAGGAAAAGATGTAGTCTTGGGTGAAGGAGCAGCTCAAATCAAAGAACTGCTAACCTATCTTTATGAAAAAGGCGCTACTCCCATTATCGTATTCGAATATGAAAGGGATCAGGATGAACCGTTGAAATACGTGACTCCCAGTGTGGGCTATCTTCATCAACTCAGTAAAGAATTGTTCGGAAATAGGAGAGCGAAAAACTCCAATAAGAATGAAACCGTAAAATTGTGGGCACAGAATGCCCGGACAGAAGGCGGATTAAAGGTATATGACAAAGATACATTAGCAACGATACATGGCTGGAATAACACGGATCAACTTATTTCGTGGAACACCTTCTCTAAAAAAGGGAACTATATCGTACGCATGAAGTATGCTGAACCCTACCAAGGTAGCGCCCTAACTGTTACGGCAGGACAACAGCAGCTTGCCGCACTGATTCAGCCGACCAACAATTGGAACGAATACCGGGAGATGGATTTAGGCGTCATAAATATTCCCGTTACAGGAGAAATAGATATTAAGCTCCAAGGCATCCAACTCTCTTTAGCAAAAGATGAGAAAGGCAGACTGGTACACAAAGAAGCACTGCCCGATGTGCAATGCCTTTCACTGATACCAACAAAGGAAAAAGCGATTTCCACTCCAATGGACATACTGAAAGTATTCAAGGGAAAAACTCTCTTTAATGGAAAGACATTCAAAGGCTGGACTGGCAATAACGGCGACAACAGCATGAAGTGGTTTCGCATAGAAGAAGGTGCCATTATCGGCGGAAGCATAGAAAAGGATATTCCTAAAAATGAGTTCCTGCGTTCCGACCGCGAATACAGTAACTTTGAACTCCGCCTGAAATTCAAAATTAACTGTGCGGATGACTCATATAACGCTGGTATCCAATTCCGTAGCCAACCCCAAACAGAAAAGAACAAAGAACATGAAATGATAGGTTATCAGGCAGACATTATCTCATGGAAAAAAGGAGCGCTTTACGATGAGCAACGCCGGTGGGATTTCTTAGGTACGCCTCTCTGTAAAAACCCGGACTATAATCCCAAAGAATGGAACTCATATATTATCCGTTGTGAAGGTCCGCGTATCCGCATCTGGCTGAATGGTACACAAACATTGGACTACATCGAGCCTTTCTCTGACTGCCCTCACCCGGATGCACAAATAGGTAAAATTCCACTGACAGGATACATCGCTTTACAAATTCACGAAGGTAAAGCTTGTGAGGCTATCTATAAAGATATTGAAATAGAAAAAATCAAATAG
- a CDS encoding glycoside hydrolase family 43 protein, whose amino-acid sequence MMKNNILALYLGFLPLLATAQNPIIQTKYTADPAPMVYNDTLFLYVGCDEKDAPSNAYLMREYRLYTTTDMVNWTDCGAPLKTSDFKWSAGDASAAQCIERDGKFYWYISSQNKFSPGSSIGVAVADTSYGPFRDALGQALVTNNMTTAAKHSWDDLDPTVFIDSNKQAYLYWGNGACYQAKLNKDMISLDGSITALDIKDQTAFVGRFTEAPWVYKRNNLYYMIYAAGFPESIHYSTARTAEGPWKARGVVMPLEKGSNTNHPGIIDFKGNSYFFYHNDALPGGHSYCRSVCVEQFTYNPDGTIPQMHMTNEGIKKGTGTLNPYKRTEAETIAWAQGVTSATDKEKGVYITAIHNTDYIKVRDVNFGQKGTSQFIASASSRYHGGEIELRIDSLEGEVIGTLNIPYTGEWDNWEQHATHVKTVKGIHDLYLIFKGKTPHELFNFDYWMFSEKSSN is encoded by the coding sequence ATGATGAAAAACAACATTTTAGCCCTATATCTGGGATTCCTTCCACTTTTGGCAACGGCTCAAAATCCGATTATTCAAACCAAATATACAGCCGATCCTGCCCCAATGGTGTATAACGATACATTATTCCTTTATGTGGGATGCGATGAAAAGGACGCTCCCTCCAACGCATACCTGATGAGAGAATATCGCCTGTATACCACTACCGATATGGTGAACTGGACGGACTGTGGAGCACCTCTGAAAACAAGTGATTTCAAATGGTCAGCCGGAGATGCCAGCGCCGCACAATGCATAGAACGGGATGGCAAGTTTTATTGGTATATATCCTCACAAAACAAATTCAGTCCGGGTTCATCCATCGGTGTAGCCGTTGCAGATACTTCTTATGGCCCCTTCAGAGATGCATTGGGCCAGGCATTGGTAACCAACAATATGACTACAGCCGCCAAACACTCCTGGGATGACCTTGACCCTACAGTCTTTATCGACAGTAATAAACAAGCATATCTCTATTGGGGAAACGGGGCTTGTTATCAGGCCAAACTGAATAAAGATATGATATCTCTGGACGGCTCAATCACAGCACTCGACATCAAAGACCAGACCGCCTTTGTGGGAAGGTTCACAGAGGCGCCCTGGGTATATAAGCGTAACAACCTTTATTATATGATTTATGCCGCCGGATTCCCGGAATCCATACATTATTCAACCGCCCGGACCGCAGAAGGTCCCTGGAAAGCCCGGGGAGTCGTAATGCCATTGGAAAAAGGAAGTAATACCAACCATCCCGGAATAATAGATTTTAAAGGTAACTCCTACTTCTTCTACCACAATGATGCGCTGCCCGGCGGACACAGTTATTGCAGATCGGTATGTGTGGAACAATTCACCTACAACCCCGACGGAACCATACCGCAAATGCACATGACTAATGAAGGTATAAAGAAAGGAACAGGTACACTCAATCCATACAAACGAACTGAAGCTGAGACTATAGCATGGGCACAAGGCGTTACATCTGCTACAGATAAAGAAAAAGGTGTATATATAACCGCTATCCATAATACCGATTACATCAAGGTACGTGATGTGAACTTCGGACAGAAAGGTACTTCGCAATTCATCGCCTCCGCATCCAGCAGATATCATGGAGGAGAAATAGAACTAAGAATCGACTCACTCGAAGGTGAAGTGATCGGCACCTTAAACATTCCCTATACCGGAGAATGGGATAATTGGGAACAACACGCTACCCATGTGAAGACGGTCAAAGGAATTCATGATCTATACCTTATATTTAAAGGTAAAACTCCCCACGAACTTTTCAACTTCGATTATTGGATGTTCTCCGAAAAGTCCTCAAATTAA
- a CDS encoding family 43 glycosylhydrolase: MKTTIKFFLLLSLLSVLLTACREKENKVKTICNPVNLSYRFSLDSPSWREAADPSMIKYKGEYYLFLSKSGGYFHSANLVHWDLITTDNLPIEKYAPTVMEMDGEIYFTASVATNKIYKSSDPKSGKWELVTDQFPYILADPMLFYDSDTDKVYLYYGSGAATPMMGMELDKETFMPKGEAIPLFYSNAEKYGWEVSGDYNTNYKHTCWLEGAWMNQYKGKYYLQYAVPGTEFKSYSNGVYVSENPLGPFTLLEHNPFSYKPEGFVNGTGHGSTFQDLYGNYWNIGTSTISRRHMFERRISLYPTFFDKDGNIYAYTAWGDYPMLVPDKKISSPQDLFPGWMLLSYKKKVEASSTLEGYPTENAVNEDIRTWWSAKTADKGEFMTVDLDRNSKVYAIQINFADQDATALGKSDSIYYQYRIEDSQDGITWNLLVDKSENKADAPNDYIQLDKPVDARYIRITNIYFPSGKFSISGLRVFGKADKPVPATAQFTELTRNSDNRRTVNLSWNKVNDATGYNIRFGTQKNKLYHNYLVYEDNKVSINVLNADQTYYFAIDSFNEAGITIGKEIKIIQ, from the coding sequence ATGAAAACAACAATCAAGTTCTTTCTGCTACTTTCCCTATTATCCGTTCTATTGACAGCATGTAGGGAAAAAGAAAATAAGGTCAAAACAATCTGTAATCCGGTAAATCTAAGTTATCGTTTTTCACTCGACTCTCCGTCCTGGCGTGAGGCAGCAGACCCCAGTATGATAAAATACAAAGGAGAATATTACCTTTTCCTTTCTAAATCCGGCGGTTATTTCCATTCAGCAAATCTTGTTCATTGGGATTTAATAACCACTGACAACCTTCCCATCGAGAAGTATGCTCCTACCGTTATGGAAATGGACGGAGAGATCTACTTCACGGCCTCCGTAGCCACCAACAAAATCTATAAAAGCTCTGATCCCAAATCAGGCAAATGGGAGTTGGTTACCGATCAGTTTCCTTACATCCTGGCAGACCCGATGTTGTTTTACGATTCAGATACTGACAAAGTATATCTATACTATGGTTCCGGCGCAGCCACTCCCATGATGGGAATGGAATTGGATAAAGAAACATTTATGCCCAAAGGGGAAGCCATTCCCTTATTTTACAGTAATGCTGAAAAATACGGTTGGGAAGTATCCGGAGACTATAATACCAATTACAAGCACACTTGCTGGCTTGAAGGCGCATGGATGAACCAATACAAAGGGAAGTATTACCTGCAATATGCAGTACCCGGTACCGAATTCAAAAGTTACAGCAACGGAGTCTACGTATCGGAAAATCCATTGGGTCCATTCACTTTACTCGAACATAACCCTTTCTCTTATAAGCCCGAAGGTTTTGTCAACGGAACCGGACATGGCAGCACATTTCAGGATTTATATGGAAACTACTGGAATATCGGTACTTCCACAATCTCACGGAGGCACATGTTCGAAAGAAGGATTTCCCTATATCCAACCTTCTTTGACAAAGATGGGAATATTTATGCATACACAGCATGGGGAGACTATCCAATGCTTGTTCCTGATAAAAAAATATCTTCTCCACAAGATTTATTTCCGGGATGGATGCTCCTATCTTATAAAAAGAAAGTAGAAGCGTCATCTACATTGGAAGGATATCCTACAGAGAATGCCGTGAATGAAGATATCAGAACATGGTGGAGCGCAAAAACCGCAGACAAAGGAGAGTTTATGACTGTTGATTTAGACCGGAACTCCAAAGTCTACGCCATTCAGATCAACTTTGCCGACCAGGATGCTACCGCATTGGGAAAATCGGATTCCATATATTACCAATACCGGATAGAAGATTCCCAAGATGGGATTACATGGAATCTGTTAGTTGACAAATCAGAGAACAAAGCAGATGCTCCCAATGACTACATCCAATTGGACAAACCGGTAGACGCCAGGTATATCCGTATAACCAATATCTATTTCCCTTCCGGCAAGTTTTCCATCTCCGGCTTAAGAGTATTCGGGAAAGCGGATAAACCGGTTCCGGCAACTGCCCAATTCACGGAATTAACCAGAAACAGCGATAATCGCAGAACCGTAAATCTGAGTTGGAACAAAGTCAACGATGCTACCGGATACAACATCCGGTTCGGTACACAGAAGAACAAATTATACCATAATTATCTGGTATATGAAGACAACAAGGTCTCCATTAATGTATTGAACGCCGACCAGACTTATTATTTTGCGATTGACAGTTTCAATGAAGCGGGCATTACTATCGGAAAAGAAATCAAAATCATTCAATAA